TCTTGGGATATTTTCAGCAATATATTCCATTACTAGTGTAGGGTCTTCTTCAATCCACATTGCTTCTTTTACATGAGCGGGAGTTTTACTTTTTAAAACACCGGTTATTGCATTGAATATATCTGAACGTGTATCTTTTGTAATTATATTGTCAATGTCACTTGATTTCAGAGTATTGTCTTTATCTGAAAGCGCTTGTAATGTATTAATGGCTGACCTTACATCTCCTTGTGATTTGGTGGCTATTTCTTTTAATGCACCAGGTTCAACATCAACCCCTTCTGCTATAGCTATTTTTCTTAAAAGTGCAGATATAGAATTCCATCTGGCCTTTTTCATTTTAATAACTTGACATTTAGGTTTAATGGATTGCAAACGTTTAGAATAAAAATCATTAGCTATTAAAATCATCGGATGGTGTGAAGTTTTAATTATCTCACCAATGGCTCTTACTCCTCCACGGTCATTACTTCCATGAATTCCATCCACCTCATCAAGAATAATTAATTTATAATCGTCGCCGAATAATGATCTTGCTGCTGATGATTCGCCGATCGTGTTTTTAATAACGTCTTGTGAACGTTTGTCACTAGCATTTAACTCAATATATTCTGAAAATTCTTTTGCAATAATCTGGGATAGTGTTGTTTTTCCAATGCCTGGTGGTCCAACTAAAAGCAAGGGTATTTGAGGGTCGTTATTTTTCCAACTGCTAACCCAATCAGTGATTATTTTAATCTCTTTTTTATTACCAACCACTTGGCCTAATTCTTGTGGCCGGTATTTGTCCGTCCATAACATTTCTATACCTTATAAGAATTGAGTTAATAACGCTTCAAGTTGTATTCTTGGATTTGCTCCTTCTCTTATTCTAAAGTCACACTCGGCTATTGCTTCAATTAAATCCATGTAAATACTGGCATCCATTTTGCCCTCAACAACTCTTTTGGAAACGTCTTGATAAATTTGAGTAACCATATCCTCGCCACTGGTTCCCTGTAAAACCATGGTCTCTCTTAGTATATTGCGGGCACTCATAAAGTCGCCCATTAATGCTTTATTAATCATATTTCCAATATCTTGTGGTTTTGCTTTGGATACAACTTCATAAACTGCATCTTCATCTATAATCCCTTCATCAGATGCTGCAGCTTGCAAAACGTTAACGGCTTTCCTCATATCTCCTTCAGCAAAGTAAACAATGGATTCAAGTCCTTTATCATCTGCTTTAAATCCTTCACTTTCGCAAATGAATTTTAAACGTTTCTTGATTTCTTCTCCTTTAATTGGAGCGAATCTGAATATTGCACATCTTGATTGAATTGGATCTATGATTTTTGATGAGTAGTTACATGATAGTATAAATGAGGCGGTTTTTGTATACATTTCCATTTCACGTCTAAGTGCGTGTTGCGCATCTTTAGTCATGTTGTCGACTTCGTCTAGAAAGATTATTCTGAATGGAGCACCAACAGGTTTCAATCTACAGAAATTTTTAATATGGTTTCTGACTGTTTCGATTCCTCTTGCATCAGATGCATTTAATTCCAAAAAGTTTTGCCTCCAGTATTCTCCAAGAATTGATTTGACTAAGGCTAAAGCGGTGGTTGTTTTACCAACGCCTGCAGGACCTGTAAACATTAGGTTGGGCATACTTTCTTCACCTACATATTTTTCAAGTCTTGCTACGATTTGTTTTTGTCCTACTATGTCTTGTAATTTTTGTGGTCTATATTTTTCTACCCATGGTCCGCTCATTTAATCACCTTTTACTATAGTAACATTTATGTATTATGTAGTTAAATTATTTTTTGCTTAACTTT
This portion of the Methanobrevibacter sp. V74 genome encodes:
- a CDS encoding replication factor C large subunit, with amino-acid sequence MLWTDKYRPQELGQVVGNKKEIKIITDWVSSWKNNDPQIPLLLVGPPGIGKTTLSQIIAKEFSEYIELNASDKRSQDVIKNTIGESSAARSLFGDDYKLIILDEVDGIHGSNDRGGVRAIGEIIKTSHHPMILIANDFYSKRLQSIKPKCQVIKMKKARWNSISALLRKIAIAEGVDVEPGALKEIATKSQGDVRSAINTLQALSDKDNTLKSSDIDNIITKDTRSDIFNAITGVLKSKTPAHVKEAMWIEEDPTLVMEYIAENIPREYQKKDEIKKAYDYISKADVFFGRTLASRNYGYWKYASDFMGIGVSNSKHETYKKFTKIQTPTIFGLMGRNRGKRNLRDGIAEKMSVKLHVSHSIAISMFPYLEIMFKNNELAWEISDFLELDDAEIKRFRSRKIPKKTVEKMEKRKAQMRVEERDRHAEELKNQMIDAVEETPEDTLPFEISDSTTAEDTVREVEEEKAEEKKDKKKTDKQVSLFSF
- a CDS encoding replication factor C small subunit, translated to MSGPWVEKYRPQKLQDIVGQKQIVARLEKYVGEESMPNLMFTGPAGVGKTTTALALVKSILGEYWRQNFLELNASDARGIETVRNHIKNFCRLKPVGAPFRIIFLDEVDNMTKDAQHALRREMEMYTKTASFILSCNYSSKIIDPIQSRCAIFRFAPIKGEEIKKRLKFICESEGFKADDKGLESIVYFAEGDMRKAVNVLQAAASDEGIIDEDAVYEVVSKAKPQDIGNMINKALMGDFMSARNILRETMVLQGTSGEDMVTQIYQDVSKRVVEGKMDASIYMDLIEAIAECDFRIREGANPRIQLEALLTQFL